CTGAGCTGAGGAGCGGCGGCGGCCACCAGGCGGTTATGGCTGGCGACATCGCCTTTACGCAGCAGGTCGATGGCATCGGGCACCAGCACGCTCTCCAGTGTCGCCGTGGATCCGATTAACGACGCGTAGTGATCGAACTCCTGGGTCATGGTGCCGAGTGAAGGGCCAAACGTTGCCAGCATGCCAATGCGCTGGCCCTGTTGCAGCGCGGCTTCAAACATCGCTTCGTTAGGTTTCAGCACCGGAACCGGTACGCTGGCTGCCAGTGCGTCGATCGCCGGGCCGAATGCGGAGCAGGTCACCAGAATCCCCTGTGCCTGCATGGCGAAGCCGTAGCGCCCGAAAGCGACAAAGCGGTCGGTCAGAGCTGCTGACAACTGTTCTTCCTTCGCCCGGTCAAGGGTCAGGCCGTCATCAAGCAGGTTCACTACTTCGGCTTCAGGCCAGTTATCTTTAAACGCGTTCTGTACCGGAGCCATGGCTACCGGCGTCGCGTGCAGTAAAACAAT
The window above is part of the Pantoea cypripedii genome. Proteins encoded here:
- a CDS encoding aspartate/glutamate racemase family protein, which codes for MTTRIVLLHATPVAMAPVQNAFKDNWPEAEVVNLLDDGLTLDRAKEEQLSAALTDRFVAFGRYGFAMQAQGILVTCSAFGPAIDALAASVPVPVLKPNEAMFEAALQQGQRIGMLATFGPSLGTMTQEFDHYASLIGSTATLESVLVPDAIDLLRKGDVASHNRLVAAAAPQLSHCDVIMLAHFSTSQAAEAVRSNINVPVLTAPHAAVDKMKLQVTGAASC